A stretch of DNA from Clostridium sp. JN-9:
TCGGCACTGGCTCCCTGTTATGTGCACTGTCTAATAGCTTGGAATTTCTTATTTTTTCAAGAATATTTCAGGCTGTAGGTGCTTCAATGTTTATGGCAACAAATCAGGGCCTTATTGCAGCTGTTTTTCCTCCTAATGAAAGGGGAAGAGCACTGGGCTTGTCGGGAACCACAGTAGCACTTGGTACTATGCTGGGACCTCCTATAGGCGGATTTATTGTAGAATTTTTTAACTGGCAGTCTATTTTCCTTATAAACCTACCTATTGTTATAGTTGGTCTTGTCATGGGATTAAGATTGCTGCCTAAAAAAGAGGTTATAGAAAAATCAAAAGGCTTTGATATTAAAGGATCTTTACTTTTTATTATTTTCATAGTTTCATTATTATGGTCAGTATTAAGCGGAGAAAAAATGGGATGGGCAAATTACCTCATTATAAGCGGATTTATTATAAGCATTATAAGTATAATTATTTTTTACTTTACTGAGAAAAAAGCTGAAAATCCAATGCTGGATTTTTCAATGTTTGATAATAAATTGTTTGATATAAGTCTTTTCTGCGGCTTTATATCATTTTTAGCTATGTTTTCAATGAATATAATTCATCCTTTTTATCTTCAGTATATCATAAAGGCATCACCTGGAATGTCAGGATTATTAATGATAGTTTCACCAATATGCATAGGAATTGTGGCTCCAATAAGTGGGTATATCTCAGACAAAGTAGGATCTGAAATCATAACAGTGTTTGGACTTGCTTTTATTGCACTTGGACTTGTCTTAACAGCATTTTTGAATGGACAGTCAAGTTATGGAGATATAATTTTCAGAGTTGCATTAATAGGAATTGGAAGCGGATTATTTCAATCCCCAAATAATTCTATAGTAATGTCCTGCGTTCCTAAAAATAAGTTGGGGGTTGCTGGAAGTATAAATGCCCTTGTAAGAAATATGGGAATGGTTTCAGGTATAGCATTTTCTGTGGTGCTGCTTTATAACAGAATGAGCTATAAAATAGGTTACAAGGTTACAAACTTTGTTGAAGGGCAGAATCAGGCTTTCCTATATGGAATGAAAGTGGTTTATATTACAGCAGCATTTATATGTGCTATTGGAGTAATAATTACAGTTATGAGAATGTATAAAAGAAAAGCAAAAAGAAGCGAAGGCATATAAACCTTCACCTCTTTTTTTATAGAAATTTATTTGAATATTTCAATAGCAGTCATAACTGCACCCATAATAGTAAAACATACACCTACAATCTTTTCCAAAGTTTTTTCGTTAACTTTATTGGCATATCGTGAACCTAAAATTCCTCCTGTAACAGCTCCAATGGATAGGAATATACCAAGTACAATGTTTATATTTCCTCTGGCTGCATAACCTATAGTGGATGAAAGAGCTGTTATAGCCATTATAAGTGTTGAAGTACCAATAGCTTTATGAAGAGAAAATGCCAATAATATAATTAATGCCAGAAGTACCATAACTCCGCCGCCTGCTCCAAATATACCGCTTAAAATACCTATGCCTAATCCTATAATTAAGGCAGACACTATTTTCTGCCACTTCTTTTTAAAATTAATTAACTTACTTAGCGAATTTTCATTATCACCTTTTTCTTTATAGCTTTTACGAAACATTGCTATACCGGCAATAATCAAAACAATTCCAAAGCTTGAAGACAAATTGCTTTCTCCCATTTTACTTGCAATGGAAGCACCTATCTGAGCTCCAATAATAGAAGTTATTGCTATCCAGATACCTGATTTAAGATCTATGTTGCCATTTTTATAATAAGAATAAGCTACCGTTAAAGAAGCTATAACATCCACAAATAAACTTGTACCAATTGCAGTGTGGACGCTGGTTTTAAAAAGCATAGTCAAAACAGGTACTATGATCATAACTCCGCTGGCGCCTATAAGACTTGTTATGCCTCCTGTGACAATACCAATACATATTGCTAATAAATAAAATCCAAAACTCATAAAAATATATCCCCTTTTGCTATATTATTTAATAGATAATTTCATAAATTCAACTAAAAAGCTGATATTTTCTTCCTTATCATCTGGATGTAATTCATACATTGTTAATGTGCATGTTACCAATAATTCTGCCAGCCTTGCATCAAGGTTGGAACATTTATTAAGACTTTCTTTCTTATCAAGACAATTAAAGAAATTTGATAATCTTAACATTAAGCTGCTCTTTAAATCCTTAATTTCATCATCTTCCATAAGTTCGACCTCGGTGGGGTCAATTAGCTCCCTGCCCAAACCGCTTCTTGCTTCAATATCATCATAAAGTATATTTATGAATTTCCTAAGCTTTTCTTCAGGAGAAGCATTAAGATTTCTAAGGTTATCAAGGTTTTGAAATGTATTCTGCCAGCTTTCCTTAATTATGCTTATATAAAGATGCTTCTTGTTTTCATAGTAGTTATATAGAGTTCCTACAGCCACACCGGATTTTTTTGATATCATTCTCATGTCCACATATGAATAGCTGTGCTGAATAAATAACTCTGCAGCACAATTCATGATAGTTTTTTCTACATCCTTTATTATCTTAGGAATAAAGTTCCACCTCCTTATTATGAACCATTGTTCATTTAGATTACAACATCATTATATGATATTATTTTTTATTTGTAAACAAGTAAGCATAAATCATAAATTTATTTAACATTTTATTTATAATTATATTGACTAAAATATCAAGGGTGATATAATTATTCGTATGCGAAATAATCTTATACGAATATTACTTGTCCAAACTAATTTATTATAAAATCTATAAGAGGAGGTAACTAAGTTGTATACAGAAAATACAAAGGCTGAGGTAGCAAGGCTTTTTTTCGAAGTAAATAAAAATTTTAAACACTGCATGCGCAAAAACTTTGGAATCGGCGGGCTGACTATTCCACAAACTTTGGTGGTTTTTACATTGTTTAAATCTGGTGAGATGAAGATAAGTGAGCTAAGTAAAAAGGTAAATCTGTCAAATAGTACAGTTTCAGGTATAGTGGACAGACTGGAAAAGCAGGGAATGGTTGAAAGGACAAGAAGTGAGGAGGATAGAAGAACTGTTTTCGTAAGTGTCACAGAAAAGTTTAAAGAAGTACATAAGGGTTTTCACAAGGAAATAGAAAAAAACTTTGAGGATTCACTTAGTTCAGGTACTCCTGAAGAGCTGGAGAAAGTAATTGAAGGATTAAATATTTTAAAAAGAATATTGAACGGCAAAGAGAGGTAGTTTTATGTTAAGGCTGTATAAATTTTTAAAGCCCTATACTGCAATGGTTATAGGTGTAGTATTTTTCGTAACTTTACAATCCTTGGGAGATCTTTATCTTCCAACTTTAATGGCAGATATTATAAATGATGGAGTCATGCAGGGAGATACTAATAAAATTCTCCATATTGGGGGAATAATGCTTTTAGTAGCTGCAGGTGGAGTTATCTGCTCAATCACAGCAAGTTTCTTATCTGGAAAATCTTCATCAGGACTTGGAGCAATATTAAGAAGTAAAGTATTTAAAAGAGTTGAGAGCTATTCATTACACGAATTTGATAAACTTGGTACTGCAACTCTTATAACAAGAACAACAAATGATATAACACAGATCCAGACTGTTACAGTTGTAATAATGCGTCTTATGATAAGTGCGCCCATAATGGCTATTGGCGGCATTATTATGGCCATGAGAAAAGATAAACCTCTTACATTGGTTTTGGCAGTAGCAATTCCTGTGCTTGCACTAGTTGTAGGAATTATTGCATCAAAAATGATACCTCTTTTTAAGCTTGTCCAGGTAAAAGTTGATAAAATCAATCTGGTTTTACGTGAAAAGCTTACAGGAATAAGAGTTATCCGTGCTTTTAATACAGTAGATAAAGAAACAAAGAGATTTGATGATGCCAATGTGGATCTTACAAATAACTACATTAAGGTTAACAGGATAATGGCATTTATGATGCCATCCATTATGCTTATTATGAATTTTACATCACTTGCAATACTTTGGTTCGGAGGTATACGTGTAAGTGAAGGAAGTATGGATTTAGGCGCTCTTTCAGCATTCACTCAGTATGCTATGCAGATAATGATGTCAATGCTTATGATGGCAATGATGTTTATTATGGTTCCACGTGCTCAGGCTGCAGCTGTAAGAATTAATGAAGTGCTTGACACTGTACCTGAAATAACAGATGCCAAAGAAACAAAAGATAGTTTTCATGTTAAAGGATATGTTGAATTTAAAAATGTTACATTCAGCTATCATGGAGCTGAAGAGCCTGCTATTAAAAATATTTCCTTTTCAGCAAAGCCAGGTGAAGTAACTGCAATTATAGGAAGTACAGGTGCTGGTAAATCCACTTTGATAAACCTGATTCCAAGATTTTATGATACTGAAAGCGGAAGTATTTTAGTTGACGGGGTAGACGTGAGAGATATTTCCCAGGAAAATCTTCGAAATAAAATAGGATTTGTACCTCAAAAAGCCATATTGTTCTCTGGAACAGTATCTGAAAACATTAGATTTGGAAATGATAATGCAACTGATGAAGAAGTGAAACA
This window harbors:
- a CDS encoding MFS transporter, with translation MESLILKNRWKILSVVVLGTLMSTLDSSIVNVALPVMSKNLGVGLDSIQWVVTSYLIVISAFIVIFGKIADRIGKSKIFLLGFMIFGTGSLLCALSNSLEFLIFSRIFQAVGASMFMATNQGLIAAVFPPNERGRALGLSGTTVALGTMLGPPIGGFIVEFFNWQSIFLINLPIVIVGLVMGLRLLPKKEVIEKSKGFDIKGSLLFIIFIVSLLWSVLSGEKMGWANYLIISGFIISIISIIIFYFTEKKAENPMLDFSMFDNKLFDISLFCGFISFLAMFSMNIIHPFYLQYIIKASPGMSGLLMIVSPICIGIVAPISGYISDKVGSEIITVFGLAFIALGLVLTAFLNGQSSYGDIIFRVALIGIGSGLFQSPNNSIVMSCVPKNKLGVAGSINALVRNMGMVSGIAFSVVLLYNRMSYKIGYKVTNFVEGQNQAFLYGMKVVYITAAFICAIGVIITVMRMYKRKAKRSEGI
- a CDS encoding sulfite exporter TauE/SafE family protein; translated protein: MSFGFYLLAICIGIVTGGITSLIGASGVMIIVPVLTMLFKTSVHTAIGTSLFVDVIASLTVAYSYYKNGNIDLKSGIWIAITSIIGAQIGASIASKMGESNLSSSFGIVLIIAGIAMFRKSYKEKGDNENSLSKLINFKKKWQKIVSALIIGLGIGILSGIFGAGGGVMVLLALIILLAFSLHKAIGTSTLIMAITALSSTIGYAARGNINIVLGIFLSIGAVTGGILGSRYANKVNEKTLEKIVGVCFTIMGAVMTAIEIFK
- a CDS encoding TetR/AcrR family transcriptional regulator translates to MNCAAELFIQHSYSYVDMRMISKKSGVAVGTLYNYYENKKHLYISIIKESWQNTFQNLDNLRNLNASPEEKLRKFINILYDDIEARSGLGRELIDPTEVELMEDDEIKDLKSSLMLRLSNFFNCLDKKESLNKCSNLDARLAELLVTCTLTMYELHPDDKEENISFLVEFMKLSIK
- a CDS encoding MarR family transcriptional regulator, which encodes MYTENTKAEVARLFFEVNKNFKHCMRKNFGIGGLTIPQTLVVFTLFKSGEMKISELSKKVNLSNSTVSGIVDRLEKQGMVERTRSEEDRRTVFVSVTEKFKEVHKGFHKEIEKNFEDSLSSGTPEELEKVIEGLNILKRILNGKER
- a CDS encoding ABC transporter ATP-binding protein, producing MLRLYKFLKPYTAMVIGVVFFVTLQSLGDLYLPTLMADIINDGVMQGDTNKILHIGGIMLLVAAGGVICSITASFLSGKSSSGLGAILRSKVFKRVESYSLHEFDKLGTATLITRTTNDITQIQTVTVVIMRLMISAPIMAIGGIIMAMRKDKPLTLVLAVAIPVLALVVGIIASKMIPLFKLVQVKVDKINLVLREKLTGIRVIRAFNTVDKETKRFDDANVDLTNNYIKVNRIMAFMMPSIMLIMNFTSLAILWFGGIRVSEGSMDLGALSAFTQYAMQIMMSMLMMAMMFIMVPRAQAAAVRINEVLDTVPEITDAKETKDSFHVKGYVEFKNVTFSYHGAEEPAIKNISFSAKPGEVTAIIGSTGAGKSTLINLIPRFYDTESGSILVDGVDVRDISQENLRNKIGFVPQKAILFSGTVSENIRFGNDNATDEEVKHAAKVAQASDFIDTMEGGYDHEIAQGGTNVSGGQKQRLSIARALARKAEIYIFDDCFSALDFKTDAKLRAALNKETKESTVIIVAQRVGTVMNADRIIVLDEGSIVGMGTHKELLDKCDVYREIVSSQLSEEELA